The following proteins are co-located in the Microvirga ossetica genome:
- a CDS encoding antitoxin: MAIAKVFRSGNSQAVRLPKQFRLTRDEVEIFRRGDEIVLREKPKTLARAFELLCNLPDWTQEDAPPQGREGL; encoded by the coding sequence ATGGCCATCGCCAAGGTGTTTCGGTCCGGCAACAGTCAGGCCGTCCGGCTGCCCAAGCAGTTTCGCCTTACCCGTGATGAGGTCGAGATTTTCCGCCGCGGCGATGAAATCGTGCTGCGGGAAAAACCCAAGACGCTGGCGCGGGCGTTCGAGCTGCTGTGTAACCTCCCTGATTGGACCCAGGAGGATGCCCCGCCACAGGGGCGCGAGGGGCTCTGA
- a CDS encoding calcium-binding protein: MPTVIASEAKPVEFKGLDSDFLHLYLVKTVTDEQGRIVSEKVIRGTAGSNGDLETLVDANLATSPDRRGSDTPEERHRKVLDLGTRDAEDVWQVMVQHANNIETADLDYSVDIFEDVSGGDLNSNSVVASVLHSVGLNLSTSLPVGVSRSDAPLYGQLQYMNVDDALFGSANNDRILGGVGNDRLYGHDGNDRLYGEDGNDRLYGEVGNDALYGGHGNDSLAGKIGNDRLYGDGGNDRLYGSFGDDVLSGGSGNDRLYGSFDDDVLSGGSGDDRLYGESGADILRSGSGEDAFVYNAVPNGPVDVDTIQDFSVANDTFWLNNKVFTGLGSEGRLKSSAFWTGTEAHDATDRVIYDRTNGVLFYDQDGSGATEQVVVAKLSTGLRMTSLDILVI, from the coding sequence ATGCCCACCGTCATTGCCAGCGAAGCCAAGCCCGTCGAGTTCAAGGGGTTAGACAGCGATTTTCTTCATCTCTACCTCGTTAAGACGGTCACGGATGAACAGGGGCGTATTGTCTCAGAGAAGGTGATCCGGGGCACCGCAGGATCGAATGGTGATCTCGAGACGCTGGTCGATGCCAATCTGGCCACCTCGCCGGACCGGAGAGGCTCAGACACTCCCGAGGAGAGGCATCGCAAGGTCCTCGATCTCGGCACCAGGGACGCCGAAGACGTCTGGCAGGTCATGGTTCAGCATGCCAATAACATCGAGACAGCGGATCTCGACTATAGCGTCGATATCTTTGAGGACGTTTCCGGCGGAGACCTGAACAGCAACTCTGTCGTTGCGTCAGTGCTCCATTCGGTGGGTCTGAACCTGAGCACAAGCCTCCCGGTGGGAGTCAGTCGATCGGACGCCCCACTCTATGGCCAACTCCAGTACATGAACGTTGATGACGCACTCTTCGGATCGGCGAACAACGACCGGATTCTGGGCGGTGTTGGGAACGATCGGCTCTACGGCCATGATGGGAACGACCGCCTTTATGGGGAAGATGGCAATGACCGCCTCTATGGGGAAGTCGGCAATGACGCTCTGTATGGAGGCCACGGCAACGACAGTCTAGCAGGCAAAATCGGCAACGACCGCCTATACGGGGACGGCGGCAATGATCGTCTCTATGGCAGTTTCGGTGACGATGTTCTTAGCGGTGGAAGTGGCAACGACCGTCTCTATGGCAGCTTCGATGACGACGTTCTTAGCGGCGGGAGCGGCGACGACCGGCTCTATGGCGAGTCCGGAGCAGACATCCTTCGCAGCGGTTCGGGAGAGGACGCCTTTGTCTATAATGCGGTGCCGAATGGCCCGGTAGATGTAGACACCATCCAGGACTTCTCGGTTGCGAATGATACCTTCTGGCTGAACAACAAGGTGTTCACAGGGCTAGGAAGCGAAGGCCGGTTGAAATCCTCCGCCTTCTGGACTGGAACGGAGGCGCATGACGCAACTGACCGTGTCATCTACGACCGCACTAACGGTGTTCTTTTCTACGATCAGGACGGCTCTGGAGCGACAGAGCAGGTTGTGGTGGCGAAGCTCTCTACGGGATTGAGGATGACCAGCCTGGACATTCTAGTTATCTAG
- a CDS encoding peptidoglycan-binding domain-containing protein: MSPARPAEASLPLSKEEVSKAQQALTKLRYGQLKADGVFGPGTRRSIEAFQQRHGLLVNGRLDADTIRALRAAQTAPQP; encoded by the coding sequence GTGAGCCCCGCCCGTCCCGCGGAAGCCAGCCTCCCCCTTTCAAAGGAGGAAGTCAGCAAGGCACAGCAGGCGCTCACGAAACTCAGATATGGGCAATTGAAAGCGGATGGGGTGTTCGGCCCAGGCACTCGCCGATCAATTGAGGCGTTCCAACAGCGGCATGGGCTGCTGGTAAACGGGCGACTCGACGCCGACACAATTCGTGCGCTTCGCGCTGCTCAAACGGCACCACAGCCCTAA
- a CDS encoding acyltransferase family protein, which translates to MSLSRHQLVPEIQGLRAVAVLAVLIYHLWPGLLPGGYVGVDVFFVISGYLITGSLFKEFESTGRIDIPAFYARRIRRLLPAATLVSLAVALSIPFFRQAQWSDIASSLIASALYVQNWFLAAQAVDYLADDAKVPMNHFWSLSVEEQYYIVWPLILLPILALARRRTLGRRAAFGWFIGLIGLGSLAYSVWLTPLNPGVAYFATTTRAWELALGGALAVFQAQRSLSQPARVALGLTGLGAIIVACFAYSDETSFPGYAALLPTLGAAAVIAASGAEARRSAGFVLNARPFQYVGDISYSLYLWHWPVIVLYGEAMGRAIGPRSGLVLFLASVVLAHLSKIYVEDPFRTSKPAVGRTLALGAAGIAATVIAGTIFLAREVSQPEPIAVAEAPRGASAMKDPQYDWRKEDPSKVTPRPEKVKADVSSAYRAKCHQTIQGTDVLTCNYGDPMRSLKVVMVGNSHATHWFPAFEELARTQPIYFRGIAKSACIFSLDPVYNTTLKRPYTECAEWSRNVIEWLSRERPDIVLISHSSRDQNVTPEGLATTWKPLLDMGLDVRHVRNIPWLSFHPGKCLERAKEWRANCLPSRQSVLPEDNLVLTAKMLNVKILDFSEYFCDAQYCPVMIGEALVYRDSHHMTATYSRTLSKPMQEKLALNLPLKAADHR; encoded by the coding sequence ATGTCTCTCTCTCGGCATCAGCTTGTTCCAGAGATCCAGGGCCTTCGTGCCGTGGCGGTGCTCGCCGTCCTAATTTATCACCTGTGGCCGGGCCTGCTGCCGGGCGGCTATGTGGGCGTCGACGTCTTCTTCGTCATCTCCGGCTATCTGATCACCGGCTCCCTGTTCAAGGAGTTCGAGAGCACCGGCCGGATCGACATCCCCGCCTTCTACGCCCGCCGGATCCGGCGTCTTCTGCCCGCCGCAACCCTTGTGTCTCTGGCGGTGGCTTTGTCGATCCCGTTTTTCCGGCAGGCCCAATGGTCGGATATCGCCAGCAGCCTCATCGCCAGTGCCCTGTATGTTCAGAACTGGTTCCTGGCCGCCCAGGCCGTCGACTACTTGGCCGATGACGCCAAGGTCCCGATGAACCACTTCTGGTCGCTCTCGGTCGAGGAGCAGTACTATATCGTCTGGCCCCTGATCCTGCTGCCGATTCTCGCGCTGGCGCGGCGCAGGACCTTGGGCCGTCGTGCGGCGTTCGGGTGGTTCATCGGCCTGATCGGGCTGGGATCGCTGGCCTATTCGGTCTGGCTGACCCCGCTCAATCCGGGCGTGGCCTACTTTGCCACCACCACCCGTGCCTGGGAGTTGGCCCTTGGGGGCGCCTTGGCCGTCTTTCAGGCGCAGAGATCTCTTTCTCAGCCGGCACGTGTGGCGCTGGGGCTCACCGGCCTTGGCGCGATCATTGTCGCGTGTTTTGCCTATAGCGACGAAACGAGCTTTCCCGGCTATGCGGCCTTGCTGCCCACGCTCGGCGCGGCGGCAGTAATCGCCGCGAGCGGCGCAGAGGCGCGCCGATCTGCCGGTTTCGTTCTGAACGCGCGCCCGTTCCAGTATGTCGGCGACATCTCCTATTCACTCTACCTCTGGCATTGGCCTGTCATCGTGCTCTATGGCGAGGCGATGGGGCGGGCGATTGGGCCACGATCCGGACTCGTCCTCTTCCTCGCCTCGGTGGTTCTGGCGCATCTGAGCAAGATCTACGTCGAGGATCCCTTCCGGACATCGAAACCGGCCGTCGGTCGCACCCTCGCCCTCGGGGCCGCCGGCATTGCCGCCACGGTCATCGCCGGCACGATTTTTCTTGCGAGAGAGGTCAGTCAACCCGAGCCGATTGCTGTCGCGGAAGCTCCACGCGGCGCATCGGCGATGAAGGATCCTCAATACGACTGGAGGAAGGAAGACCCATCAAAAGTCACCCCAAGACCGGAGAAAGTGAAGGCCGACGTATCCTCCGCCTACCGGGCGAAGTGCCATCAAACCATTCAGGGCACGGATGTTCTGACGTGCAATTATGGGGATCCGATGCGTAGCTTGAAGGTCGTCATGGTGGGCAATTCCCATGCCACGCACTGGTTTCCTGCTTTCGAGGAACTCGCGCGGACTCAGCCAATTTACTTTCGAGGAATAGCAAAATCGGCGTGCATCTTCTCGCTTGACCCTGTCTACAACACCACCCTCAAGCGGCCTTACACGGAATGTGCGGAATGGTCCAGGAACGTGATCGAGTGGCTCTCGCGTGAGCGTCCGGATATCGTTCTCATTTCCCACTCTTCTCGCGATCAGAACGTAACACCGGAAGGCCTCGCCACTACCTGGAAGCCGTTGCTGGACATGGGGTTAGACGTTCGCCATGTCAGAAACATCCCGTGGCTGTCGTTTCATCCGGGCAAATGCCTTGAACGTGCGAAGGAGTGGAGGGCAAACTGCCTTCCCTCTCGCCAGAGTGTATTGCCGGAGGACAACTTGGTGCTCACGGCCAAAATGCTGAATGTGAAGATTCTTGATTTCTCAGAGTATTTCTGTGACGCCCAATATTGCCCGGTCATGATTGGCGAGGCTCTTGTCTACCGAGACAGTCATCACATGACCGCAACCTATTCCAGAACGCTCAGCAAGCCGATGCAAGAGAAACTTGCATTAAATCTGCCCCTGAAAGCCGCCGATCATCGTTAA